One Microbacter margulisiae genomic window carries:
- the trpC gene encoding indole-3-glycerol phosphate synthase TrpC: protein MNILDTIIARKKIEVAEQKNAGLLSAIQQQTHPLYSLKDALRSSSTGIIAEFKRKSPSKGWIFPDADVSTIPAGYASEGATGLSILTDEYFFGGSLNDLQQARALVKLPVLRKDFIIDPYQIQIAKAAGADVVLLIAAALSISECKMLASEAHALGLEVLLEIHEKSEFDYIHSNVDIVGVNNRNLKTFVTDVETSFRLGAAIPEEYIKISESGISDPHTVKELRQAGFRGFLMGETFMKEVNPDLALARFIHSLK from the coding sequence ATGAATATTCTTGATACCATTATTGCACGAAAGAAAATTGAAGTAGCGGAACAGAAAAACGCAGGATTATTATCTGCCATCCAACAACAAACTCATCCGTTATACTCTTTGAAAGATGCTTTGCGTTCCTCGTCTACGGGAATTATTGCAGAGTTTAAACGTAAATCGCCTTCAAAGGGGTGGATTTTCCCTGATGCTGATGTGTCAACAATTCCCGCAGGATATGCAAGCGAAGGTGCGACTGGACTTTCTATTTTGACGGACGAATATTTTTTTGGAGGTTCCCTCAATGATTTGCAGCAGGCAAGAGCTTTAGTTAAACTCCCTGTGTTACGTAAGGATTTTATAATCGATCCGTATCAAATTCAAATAGCAAAAGCTGCTGGAGCTGATGTTGTTTTGTTGATTGCAGCGGCTTTGTCTATCAGTGAATGTAAGATGTTAGCCAGCGAAGCTCATGCATTAGGACTGGAAGTGTTGCTCGAAATTCACGAAAAATCTGAATTCGACTATATTCATTCCAATGTTGATATTGTGGGTGTTAATAACCGGAATCTGAAAACTTTTGTGACGGATGTAGAAACTTCTTTTCGCTTAGGCGCTGCTATACCTGAAGAGTATATCAAAATTTCCGAAAGCGGCATTAGCGATCCACATACGGTTAAGGAGCTTCGCCAGGCTGGATTTCGGGGCTTTTTGATGGGAGAAACGTTTATGAAAGAGGTTAATCCTGATCTGGCTTTGGCCCGCTTCATTCATTCTTTAAAATAA
- a CDS encoding phosphoribosylanthranilate isomerase, with translation MKSTLKIKICGMKHPENIFSVAALKPDFMGFIFYSKSSRFIGKLDPEYIANLPASVCPVGVFVDEDQETVLTMALKYHLKAVQLHGNESPVMCHFLQDKGLQVIKALSIAKKNDIQTAKAYDTHCNYLLFDSKTPLYGGSGLQYDWHILHEYDGATPFFLSGGIGLDDILRIQSFRHPELYGIDVNSRFEIFPGLKNIDALTVFMNELNF, from the coding sequence ATGAAGAGTACTTTAAAAATAAAAATTTGTGGGATGAAGCACCCTGAAAATATTTTTTCTGTTGCTGCCTTAAAGCCTGACTTTATGGGTTTTATATTTTATTCAAAATCCTCTCGTTTTATAGGAAAACTTGATCCGGAATATATTGCAAATCTTCCGGCGTCTGTTTGTCCTGTAGGTGTCTTTGTCGATGAAGATCAGGAAACTGTACTTACAATGGCATTAAAATATCATCTAAAGGCGGTACAATTACATGGTAATGAGTCGCCGGTAATGTGTCATTTTTTGCAGGATAAAGGACTGCAAGTTATAAAGGCATTAAGCATTGCTAAAAAGAATGATATACAAACGGCTAAGGCTTATGATACTCATTGCAATTATCTGCTTTTCGATTCAAAGACACCTCTTTATGGTGGATCGGGACTTCAATATGATTGGCATATTCTGCATGAATATGATGGGGCAACGCCTTTCTTTTTAAGTGGTGGTATAGGCCTGGATGATATACTTCGCATACAGTCTTTTAGACATCCGGAATTATATGGCATTGATGTTAATAGCCGGTTTGAAATATTTCCTGGTTTGAAAAATATAGATGCATTAACTGTTTTTATGAATGAACTTAACTTTTGA